From Methanobacterium alcaliphilum, a single genomic window includes:
- a CDS encoding class E sortase: protein MRISTIFIILGMLIISMYCLIDVSYYASQVSVTEHYNTSNTPLVNIPSIDVTEKINNKSVFYGVYHEPESKKPNKGTVIIFGHRTMYGSPFMELDKLKVGQKIYLEWPGIGKAEYVVSKTFIVPASYRISIKQGKKLFLITCHPLGSSRQRLIVESNLTKISPLSEQVYKDNPQNYYALLIIVGFLLSGLVLTYFYPVQEDKIILLSAVIGCTLFLVLGYLFPIPPDFISSQLSTINNLLGI from the coding sequence ATGAGAATATCGACTATTTTTATCATTTTAGGCATGCTGATAATATCCATGTATTGTTTAATAGATGTAAGTTATTATGCATCCCAGGTATCTGTTACAGAACATTATAACACATCTAATACTCCATTGGTGAATATTCCATCAATTGATGTTACTGAAAAAATCAACAACAAGTCAGTTTTTTATGGAGTCTATCACGAGCCAGAATCAAAAAAACCCAATAAAGGAACCGTAATCATATTTGGACATAGAACCATGTATGGATCGCCATTTATGGAATTAGATAAACTTAAAGTCGGCCAAAAAATATACTTAGAATGGCCAGGTATTGGTAAAGCAGAATATGTTGTCTCCAAAACATTTATAGTTCCAGCATCATACAGAATATCAATAAAACAAGGCAAAAAACTCTTTTTAATCACATGCCACCCCTTAGGATCCTCCAGACAGCGTTTAATAGTAGAAAGTAATCTTACAAAAATATCCCCTCTATCAGAACAAGTTTATAAAGATAATCCTCAAAATTACTATGCTTTGCTAATCATAGTAGGATTTTTACTTAGTGGTTTGGTTTTAACCTATTTTTACCCAGTTCAGGAAGACAAAATCATATTATTAAGTGCAGTGATTGGATGCACCCTATTTTTAGTATTAGGTTATTTATTCCCTATACCCCCAGATTTTATTAGTTCCCAATTGTCCACTATAAACAATTTACTGGGAATTTGA
- a CDS encoding dihydroneopterin aldolase family protein codes for MNVNEKNGVNEKYFSNLSNRERAIFEGGISMGALFHQFIGTPVSSATAHQLEKTMEDSLKLQPCISDVKVEINLEKLGELNSEFDYISLSGDILNVQIISEFDEAYVLIKMEYINELEYPLMYVEKIKSNE; via the coding sequence ATGAATGTAAATGAAAAAAATGGGGTTAATGAAAAATATTTTAGTAATCTTTCAAATAGAGAAAGGGCAATATTTGAAGGCGGAATAAGTATGGGTGCTTTATTCCATCAGTTTATAGGGACACCTGTAAGCTCAGCTACAGCCCACCAACTCGAAAAAACTATGGAAGATTCTCTTAAACTGCAACCATGTATAAGTGATGTTAAGGTTGAAATAAATCTGGAAAAATTGGGGGAATTGAATAGTGAATTTGACTATATTTCACTAAGTGGAGATATATTAAACGTACAAATTATATCAGAGTTTGATGAAGCCTATGTTTTAATTAAAATGGAATATATCAATGAATTAGAATATCCTTTGATGTATGTAGAAAAGATAAAAAGCAATGAGTAA
- a CDS encoding 4Fe-4S dicluster domain-containing protein → MIKLDPHLCKGCDICMEFCPKGVYEKSETSDKGVRIPFPKNQKKCTKCNLCALMCPDQAIQVDETDE, encoded by the coding sequence ATGATTAAATTAGACCCTCACTTATGCAAGGGATGCGACATATGTATGGAATTTTGTCCTAAAGGAGTCTATGAAAAATCAGAGACATCGGACAAAGGCGTGCGTATTCCTTTCCCTAAAAATCAAAAAAAATGCACAAAATGCAATTTATGCGCATTAATGTGTCCAGACCAAGCTATACAGGTGGATGAAACAGATGAGTGA
- a CDS encoding 2-oxoacid:acceptor oxidoreductase subunit alpha, with the protein MSEKYFIPGNEGCARGAIKAGCRFFSGYPITPSTEIAEDMALFLPKEGGAFIQMEDEIGALGAAIGGVWSGLKAMTATSGPGFSLMQEHIGYATMTETPLVIVNVQRGSPSTGQPTMAAQSDMMQARWGSHGDYEIIALSPSSVQECFDFTVQAFNLAEKYRVPVIVLSDEIVGHMREKITIPDKVHIEPREMPSESKENFLPYYADPHGTAKMPSFGDGYNLHVTGLTHDERGYPDASNPTNHSKLVKRLCDKILKNRDEIISIKKEFCDDADIILISYGAPSRSVATAVKKARDEGIKAGYIKIDTPWPFPDKEIEMAAQSAKKLIVVEMNLGQMFYEIQRVAAGQAEVLLMPKIGGEIHKPLEILSKIEKSI; encoded by the coding sequence ATGAGTGAAAAATATTTCATTCCGGGTAACGAAGGATGTGCTCGTGGAGCAATTAAGGCAGGTTGTAGGTTTTTTTCAGGCTATCCCATTACTCCCTCCACAGAAATAGCTGAAGATATGGCTCTCTTCCTTCCAAAAGAAGGAGGGGCTTTTATTCAAATGGAAGATGAAATAGGCGCTTTAGGTGCAGCTATTGGTGGAGTTTGGAGTGGTTTAAAAGCTATGACTGCCACATCAGGCCCCGGATTTTCATTAATGCAGGAACACATAGGTTATGCTACAATGACCGAAACTCCACTGGTTATTGTAAATGTTCAAAGAGGATCTCCTTCAACAGGACAGCCCACTATGGCAGCCCAAAGTGATATGATGCAGGCCAGATGGGGTTCACATGGAGATTATGAAATAATTGCATTGTCTCCATCATCAGTACAGGAATGTTTTGATTTTACAGTTCAGGCATTCAACTTAGCTGAAAAATATAGGGTTCCAGTTATAGTATTAAGCGATGAAATCGTAGGTCACATGAGGGAAAAAATCACTATTCCAGATAAAGTTCATATTGAACCACGTGAAATGCCCTCTGAATCCAAAGAAAATTTTTTACCCTATTATGCTGATCCTCACGGAACCGCCAAAATGCCTTCATTTGGAGATGGTTATAATTTACATGTAACTGGATTAACCCACGACGAGCGCGGTTATCCTGATGCATCAAATCCAACCAACCATTCTAAACTGGTAAAAAGGCTCTGTGATAAAATCCTTAAAAATAGAGACGAAATTATTAGTATTAAAAAAGAATTCTGTGACGACGCAGATATCATACTCATATCTTATGGGGCCCCATCTCGTTCCGTCGCAACAGCAGTAAAAAAGGCTAGAGATGAAGGAATAAAAGCTGGATACATCAAAATAGACACACCATGGCCCTTTCCGGACAAAGAAATAGAAATGGCAGCCCAAAGTGCTAAAAAATTAATAGTAGTGGAAATGAATTTAGGTCAGATGTTTTACGAAATCCAAAGAGTTGCTGCAGGGCAGGCCGAAGTATTATTAATGCCTAAAATTGGTGGAGAAATACATAAACCCCTTGAAATACTATCAAAAATCGAAAAAAGTATTTAA
- a CDS encoding 2-oxoacid:ferredoxin oxidoreductase subunit beta, producing the protein MEEKNESPFMKYLRKDRLPHIFCAGCGNGIVLNTFFKGMEIAEIDFESIAMVSGIGCSSRIPGYVKCDSLHTTHGRPISFATGLKLGNPDLNVVVFSGDGDAAAIGGNHLIHGARRNIDLTVICINNSIYGMTGGQISPTSPQGSYGTTAPYGAFERPFDLSELVTAAGASYVARWTTSHALQLANSIKKGMQNKGFSFIEVISQCPTYYGRKNKMKSPLEMMRWMKENSINKRKADKMSVEELEGKIIVGEFSNQPQKEYSQELYKLIEEKYGKKSDALKSAYRAD; encoded by the coding sequence ATGGAAGAAAAAAATGAAAGTCCTTTTATGAAATATTTGAGAAAGGATAGACTTCCCCACATTTTTTGTGCAGGATGCGGTAACGGTATAGTGCTAAATACCTTCTTTAAAGGTATGGAAATAGCGGAAATTGACTTTGAAAGTATAGCCATGGTATCTGGTATTGGATGTTCTTCAAGAATTCCAGGTTATGTCAAATGCGATTCCCTGCACACCACACACGGAAGACCCATATCATTTGCAACAGGTCTCAAATTGGGAAACCCCGACTTAAATGTAGTAGTGTTCTCTGGAGATGGAGATGCCGCTGCTATTGGTGGAAATCATCTTATTCATGGAGCTCGAAGGAATATCGACCTCACAGTTATTTGTATTAATAACAGCATATATGGAATGACCGGCGGGCAAATCAGCCCCACATCCCCACAGGGAAGTTATGGGACAACAGCACCATATGGAGCATTTGAAAGGCCTTTTGATCTTTCAGAGTTAGTAACTGCAGCAGGTGCCAGTTATGTGGCCAGATGGACAACATCACATGCATTACAATTAGCAAATTCCATAAAAAAGGGAATGCAAAATAAAGGCTTTTCATTTATTGAAGTAATTTCTCAGTGCCCTACTTATTATGGGCGAAAAAATAAAATGAAATCTCCTTTAGAAATGATGAGATGGATGAAAGAAAACAGCATCAATAAACGAAAAGCAGATAAAATGAGTGTTGAGGAATTGGAAGGAAAGATAATAGTTGGCGAATTTTCCAATCAGCCACAAAAAGAATATTCCCAAGAACTTTACAAATTAATTGAAGAAAAATATGGTAAAAAATCTGATGCCTTAAAATCAGCTTACCGTGCAGATTAA
- a CDS encoding 2-oxoacid:ferredoxin oxidoreductase subunit gamma, with the protein MRKEIRIAGFGGQGIILAGIVIGKAAALYDEIHAVQTQSYGPEARGGASRTEVVISDGEIDYPKVQNPDIFVAMSHQAMMAYLDDLKDGGTLIVDPDMIVEEEILPFINKHNIKYYKAPATRTAEKEVGLSIVANIVMIGAITKITNVISIEAAENAIKDSVPPGTESKNLSAFEAGVALFE; encoded by the coding sequence TTGCGAAAAGAAATTAGAATCGCTGGATTTGGAGGTCAAGGTATTATACTGGCCGGAATAGTAATAGGTAAAGCTGCAGCATTATACGATGAAATCCATGCTGTTCAAACCCAATCCTATGGGCCCGAAGCAAGAGGTGGTGCTTCCAGAACAGAAGTAGTGATTAGCGATGGGGAAATTGATTATCCTAAAGTTCAAAACCCCGATATATTTGTAGCAATGTCCCATCAAGCCATGATGGCTTATCTTGATGATTTAAAAGACGGGGGTACATTAATAGTAGACCCTGACATGATTGTTGAAGAAGAAATTCTTCCGTTTATAAACAAACACAACATAAAATATTATAAAGCTCCAGCCACCAGGACTGCTGAAAAAGAAGTTGGACTTAGCATTGTCGCTAATATAGTTATGATTGGAGCTATAACTAAAATTACAAATGTTATATCAATAGAAGCCGCGGAAAATGCAATTAAAGATAGTGTTCCTCCTGGAACTGAATCTAAAAATCTATCTGCATTTGAAGCCGGAGTTGCTCTCTTTGAATAA
- the sucC gene encoding ADP-forming succinate--CoA ligase subunit beta, translated as MKLYEYNAKLIFKNEGIPIPEGYTARDTSEVKKIFEKMDKPVALKSQVLVGGRGKAGGIKFAEDPQNAVEVAEELLSTEIKGEKVNILLVEEKVSIQKEFYVSVAFDRANKKPLIMASAEGGVEIEELASTNPEKIVKYHINPLDEFLPYEGREIARKMGVGSSLISPVGSIIWKLYQVFQKYDAQLAEINPLIITDKGIIAADAKLELEDDSLYKHKEFMELDEYQEEEFAFVKLEGDIAVIGNGAGLTLTGMDMIKLNGGEPATFLDIGGGASPDIIKKALNLVISYSPVKVIFLNVLGGITRADDVAKGVIKTLEESERKVPLVIRLTGTNEKEGQRLLDAAGISFETSMESAAKKAVQLCNSL; from the coding sequence ATGAAACTTTACGAATATAATGCTAAACTAATATTTAAAAACGAGGGTATTCCGATACCTGAGGGTTACACTGCCCGCGATACCTCCGAGGTTAAAAAAATATTTGAAAAAATGGATAAGCCTGTAGCTTTAAAATCGCAAGTGTTGGTAGGGGGAAGAGGGAAAGCAGGAGGTATAAAATTTGCAGAAGATCCTCAAAATGCAGTTGAAGTAGCTGAAGAATTATTATCAACTGAGATTAAAGGAGAAAAAGTGAATATACTTCTTGTAGAAGAAAAAGTATCTATTCAAAAAGAGTTTTATGTTAGTGTAGCCTTTGATCGTGCCAATAAAAAACCTCTCATTATGGCAAGTGCTGAAGGTGGAGTTGAAATCGAAGAACTGGCATCCACTAACCCTGAAAAAATCGTTAAATATCATATTAATCCTTTGGATGAATTTTTACCATACGAAGGGCGTGAAATTGCTCGTAAAATGGGGGTGGGTAGTTCACTCATATCTCCCGTAGGGAGTATAATCTGGAAACTTTATCAAGTATTCCAAAAATATGATGCCCAACTTGCTGAAATCAACCCATTAATTATTACAGATAAAGGAATAATTGCCGCAGATGCTAAATTAGAATTAGAAGACGATTCGCTATACAAACATAAAGAATTTATGGAATTAGATGAGTATCAGGAAGAAGAATTTGCATTTGTTAAACTAGAAGGAGACATAGCAGTCATTGGAAACGGTGCAGGTTTAACCTTAACTGGCATGGATATGATTAAACTCAATGGAGGAGAACCAGCTACTTTTTTAGACATAGGTGGTGGAGCATCTCCGGACATTATAAAAAAAGCTCTTAATCTTGTAATTTCTTATTCCCCAGTTAAAGTAATTTTCTTAAATGTTCTGGGAGGGATTACCCGTGCTGATGATGTGGCTAAAGGAGTGATTAAAACCCTGGAAGAATCCGAAAGAAAAGTTCCACTGGTTATAAGGCTCACTGGAACTAATGAAAAAGAAGGTCAAAGATTGTTAGATGCAGCCGGTATTTCATTTGAAACATCCATGGAATCCGCTGCTAAAAAAGCCGTGCAATTGTGTAACTCATTATAG
- a CDS encoding TIGR00288 family NYN domain-containing protein — protein MHNKEKFSFKDYLPIKTGSSGAKSMGLLVDGPNMLRREFCSDLDVVKALIIEKGNLKVGKVLLNQYASDKLIEAVVNQGFSPMIVAGDVDVQLAVEAYELIRNPNIDVIALMTRNADFLPLINIAKEHGKETIVIGAEPGFSIALKNSADEAIVLETEPVPEINLN, from the coding sequence ATGCATAATAAAGAAAAATTTTCATTTAAAGATTACTTACCTATAAAAACAGGCAGTTCTGGAGCAAAAAGTATGGGTCTTTTAGTGGATGGTCCAAATATGCTTCGTAGAGAATTTTGTTCTGATTTGGATGTAGTTAAAGCTTTGATAATTGAAAAAGGAAACTTAAAAGTTGGAAAAGTGTTACTTAATCAGTATGCTTCAGATAAACTCATTGAAGCAGTGGTAAATCAGGGATTTTCCCCAATGATTGTAGCTGGAGATGTAGATGTGCAACTGGCAGTGGAAGCATATGAACTAATTAGAAATCCCAATATTGATGTTATTGCTTTGATGACCCGTAATGCAGATTTCTTACCATTAATTAATATCGCTAAAGAACATGGAAAAGAAACTATTGTTATTGGTGCAGAACCGGGGTTTAGTATTGCTTTAAAAAATTCTGCTGATGAAGCAATTGTTTTAGAAACAGAACCAGTTCCTGAAATTAACCTAAATTAA
- a CDS encoding PaaI family thioesterase: MEHIKQFFKKDKFAEYNNIQLIEVQRGYAKAKMPITENHLNGIGTVHGGAIFTLADLTFAAAANSHEYVSVAIHADISFMTAAINGTLFAEAKEISRNPKLGTYTIEITDNKGKLIAIFQGMAYVKREKIDFSN; the protein is encoded by the coding sequence ATGGAGCATATAAAACAATTTTTCAAAAAAGATAAATTCGCAGAATATAATAACATTCAGCTCATAGAAGTACAAAGAGGATATGCTAAAGCAAAGATGCCAATTACAGAAAATCATCTAAATGGTATTGGAACTGTTCATGGGGGAGCAATATTCACTCTAGCTGATTTAACTTTTGCAGCAGCAGCAAATTCTCATGAATATGTTTCAGTGGCCATACATGCAGATATTTCATTTATGACAGCAGCTATAAACGGAACGTTGTTTGCAGAAGCTAAAGAGATTTCCCGCAACCCCAAACTTGGGACATACACTATTGAAATAACGGATAATAAAGGTAAATTAATTGCAATTTTCCAGGGTATGGCTTATGTGAAACGGGAAAAAATAGATTTTTCAAACTAA
- a CDS encoding tetratricopeptide repeat protein — protein MTNKDTEMYYNQAMAFLGQGETEKSLEFFDKALTFDKDYTPAWNNKGIVFLDKGDYEQALYCFEQVIKLNPKDHMVLYNKGYVLLMLNRFQESVDVMGLFLKKYSLKDDFYKYALFLQAQGFYNLQEYMQAKILLERVIKIDKNFKEASDLLDQLLKKIK, from the coding sequence ATGACTAATAAGGATACTGAAATGTATTATAATCAAGCAATGGCTTTTTTAGGGCAGGGTGAAACTGAAAAATCTCTAGAATTTTTTGATAAAGCATTAACTTTTGATAAAGATTATACTCCCGCATGGAATAACAAGGGGATAGTTTTTTTAGATAAAGGGGACTATGAGCAAGCATTGTACTGTTTTGAACAGGTTATCAAATTAAATCCTAAAGATCATATGGTTTTGTATAATAAAGGATATGTTCTACTGATGCTAAATCGGTTTCAGGAATCTGTGGACGTTATGGGATTGTTTTTAAAAAAATATTCTCTTAAGGATGATTTTTATAAATATGCTCTTTTTTTACAAGCCCAGGGATTTTATAATCTTCAGGAATACATGCAAGCCAAAATATTATTAGAACGAGTTATAAAAATTGATAAAAATTTCAAGGAAGCAAGTGATCTTTTAGATCAACTTTTAAAGAAAATAAAGTAA
- a CDS encoding methyltransferase, whose protein sequence is MSHDNTTPYISELYDAHVINTLPYYASYHQETINLIKSLPEKPKIWMDTGCGTGSLITKALRVFPKTQFLLLDPSEGMIDQAQKKFCTLSKNRIKFLDPSPTQDFSQKLDEKVDVITAIQCHHYLSKNDRKKAVNICHDLLKDRGVFVTFENIRPLTENGVEIGKAYWKNFQLEQGKDEEEIDAHLARFDVEYFPITVEDHLTLLRESGFRLVEILWYSYLQAGFYCIK, encoded by the coding sequence ATGAGTCATGATAATACTACGCCGTATATCTCAGAACTTTATGATGCGCATGTTATAAACACACTACCTTATTATGCATCTTATCATCAAGAAACCATAAATCTAATAAAATCATTACCTGAAAAACCAAAAATTTGGATGGATACGGGGTGTGGAACAGGGTCTCTTATAACTAAGGCACTTAGAGTTTTTCCAAAAACTCAGTTTCTTCTTTTAGATCCTTCTGAGGGTATGATAGACCAAGCTCAGAAAAAATTTTGCACTTTAAGTAAAAACCGAATAAAATTTTTAGATCCGTCCCCCACTCAAGATTTCAGTCAGAAACTTGATGAAAAAGTAGATGTAATTACTGCAATTCAATGCCACCATTATCTATCTAAAAATGACCGAAAAAAAGCTGTAAATATTTGTCATGATCTTCTTAAGGATAGAGGGGTTTTTGTAACTTTTGAAAATATCCGCCCTCTCACAGAAAATGGGGTGGAGATCGGTAAAGCCTATTGGAAAAATTTTCAGCTTGAACAGGGAAAAGATGAAGAAGAAATAGACGCTCATCTTGCTAGATTTGATGTTGAATATTTTCCCATCACAGTGGAAGATCATCTTACTCTTTTAAGAGAATCTGGATTTAGATTAGTAGAAATATTATGGTATTCTTATTTGCAAGCTGGATTTTATTGTATTAAATAG
- a CDS encoding AraC family transcriptional regulator, with amino-acid sequence MEIKEKTTDKVKVAYMVCSGSYEKIPDYIQEVGKWVMEKELEMTGMVYGTYFNSPEEVSEEELQYEIGFSFKGEVGEDETIKIKEIQSKMVLTAIHKGPYTEVGPVIHGIAEYAINNGYEIVGPVTEVYLNDPAMVDAGELLTEVQFPVMKK; translated from the coding sequence ATGGAAATAAAAGAGAAAACTACGGATAAAGTGAAAGTCGCTTATATGGTATGTTCTGGGTCTTATGAAAAGATTCCTGATTACATTCAGGAAGTTGGTAAATGGGTGATGGAAAAAGAACTGGAAATGACGGGTATGGTCTATGGGACCTATTTCAATAGTCCTGAGGAAGTCAGTGAAGAAGAACTTCAATATGAAATTGGATTTTCTTTTAAAGGGGAAGTAGGAGAAGATGAAACAATAAAAATCAAGGAAATTCAATCAAAAATGGTTTTAACAGCTATTCATAAAGGTCCTTATACTGAAGTAGGTCCGGTAATCCATGGTATTGCTGAATATGCCATAAATAATGGGTATGAGATTGTAGGGCCTGTTACCGAAGTATATTTAAATGACCCGGCAATGGTTGATGCAGGTGAACTACTCACAGAAGTACAGTTTCCAGTTATGAAAAAATAG
- a CDS encoding PAS domain S-box protein, with product MKQKENTEKELIAELKKSQNIISNLEKTVTSQQKLIEELTSNENLLKTQEKLKASEKKYRKIFENVQDIFYQTNNEGIITEISPSVERYSGYKVEEILGKPVEIAYENPEDRLALLNAMKKNGEVIDYEINLKTKTGDIISSSTNAHIIYDSNNQPQGIEGYLRDISERKKAEELLRTTQIRLRVALDLAKIGSWEYDVESDTFTFDDQFYSLYGTSAKKEGKYMSSKDYANKFLPPEELPLVREEIERTLTTDDPNYTNQLEHSIIRSDGEKRFIVVRNSILKDDTGKTIKIFGANQDITEMKMAEEALKKSEEKYRKIFDNVQDVFYQTDLMGNIIEISPSIQRYSGFKREELLGQPAKNMYSDPQKRDEMLKIIEKEGEISDYELELKDRADNIINASVNAHLLLDNDNQPVGIEGSIRDITERKKSEIALKKSEERFRTIFETTGAATAIFNEENIVTLINRQIKNLLHYSPEEIENKLKWIDFVHPDDLEKMMKYHKIREKKPSSAPKSYETRFIDREGNIHNTKITVDKIPNSEEYVTSVLDITDLKNAYKELKTSEKRFKSLFENNPVPYQSLDINGKYIDFNEQLSHLLGYPPSEILGRKFSDFWSKETVDQFPEKFNRLKNEGWVDNIEIELSQKDGTTKTILLTGSAQKDPKTGKFQRTHCILYDISERKAMEEQIKKSLEEKEMLLKEIHHRVKNNLMVISSLLNIQSRLIKDKQALDVFKESQNRAKSMALIHERLYNSVDLKRIDFGNYIQTLSSDLFHTYVLEPSKINLKLNVENEMVDINTAVPLGLIVNELITNSMKYAFPKGESGDIEIFFRHTGDEFILRIKDDGVGIPRDLDIFNTTTLGLQLVTNLTNQIDGKIELNRENGTDFEITFKEPHYTD from the coding sequence ATGAAGCAAAAAGAGAATACAGAAAAAGAGCTCATTGCTGAATTGAAGAAATCACAAAATATTATTTCTAATTTAGAAAAGACCGTTACTTCTCAACAAAAACTCATTGAAGAATTAACTTCAAATGAAAATCTTTTAAAAACTCAAGAAAAGCTGAAAGCTAGTGAAAAGAAATATCGTAAGATCTTTGAAAATGTGCAGGATATTTTTTATCAAACAAATAATGAGGGGATTATAACTGAGATTAGTCCTTCTGTTGAGAGATATTCTGGTTATAAAGTAGAAGAAATTCTTGGAAAACCTGTAGAAATAGCATATGAGAACCCAGAGGATAGATTAGCATTATTAAATGCCATGAAAAAAAATGGCGAAGTTATTGACTATGAAATTAACTTAAAAACCAAAACGGGAGATATAATTTCATCATCAACTAATGCACACATCATATATGATTCAAATAATCAACCTCAGGGAATTGAAGGTTATTTACGGGACATATCTGAACGTAAAAAAGCAGAAGAATTATTGCGTACTACTCAAATTAGACTAAGGGTTGCTTTAGATCTGGCAAAAATTGGTAGTTGGGAATATGATGTAGAATCAGATACATTTACCTTTGATGATCAATTTTATTCATTATACGGCACCAGTGCCAAGAAAGAAGGCAAATATATGTCTTCTAAAGATTATGCAAATAAATTTTTACCCCCAGAAGAATTACCATTAGTGCGTGAAGAGATTGAAAGAACACTGACTACTGACGATCCAAACTACACCAATCAACTGGAACACAGTATAATCCGCTCTGATGGTGAAAAGCGTTTTATAGTTGTTAGAAATAGTATTTTAAAAGATGACACAGGTAAAACTATAAAAATTTTTGGTGCAAATCAAGATATAACAGAAATGAAAATGGCAGAGGAAGCTCTTAAAAAGAGTGAAGAAAAATATAGGAAAATTTTCGATAATGTGCAAGATGTCTTTTATCAAACCGATTTAATGGGAAATATAATCGAAATCAGCCCTTCTATCCAAAGATATTCGGGATTTAAAAGAGAAGAGCTGCTTGGCCAGCCCGCGAAAAATATGTATTCCGATCCTCAAAAGAGAGATGAAATGTTAAAAATCATAGAAAAGGAAGGAGAAATTTCTGATTATGAATTAGAATTAAAGGACCGTGCAGACAATATAATAAATGCATCAGTTAATGCACATCTTCTTTTAGATAATGATAATCAGCCTGTTGGGATTGAAGGATCTATAAGAGACATCACAGAACGCAAAAAAAGTGAAATAGCTCTTAAAAAAAGTGAAGAACGTTTTAGAACAATATTTGAAACTACTGGTGCTGCAACAGCTATATTCAATGAAGAAAACATTGTTACATTGATTAATAGGCAAATAAAGAATTTACTTCATTATTCTCCTGAAGAAATTGAAAATAAGTTGAAATGGATCGACTTTGTTCATCCTGATGATTTAGAAAAAATGATGAAATACCATAAGATCCGTGAAAAAAAACCGAGCAGTGCACCTAAAAGCTATGAAACCAGATTTATCGATCGGGAAGGGAATATACATAATACCAAAATTACCGTGGATAAAATTCCTAATTCTGAAGAATATGTTACTTCAGTGCTAGATATTACTGATTTAAAAAACGCTTATAAAGAATTAAAAACTAGTGAGAAACGTTTCAAATCTCTCTTTGAAAATAATCCAGTACCATATCAATCATTGGATATTAATGGAAAGTATATCGATTTTAATGAACAGCTTTCTCATTTATTAGGTTATCCTCCATCTGAAATTTTGGGTCGAAAATTCAGTGATTTTTGGTCAAAAGAAACTGTAGATCAGTTCCCTGAAAAATTTAACCGTTTAAAAAATGAAGGATGGGTCGATAATATTGAAATTGAATTATCACAAAAAGATGGAACGACAAAAACAATTTTACTAACAGGTAGTGCTCAAAAAGATCCGAAAACTGGTAAATTCCAGCGCACACACTGCATACTTTATGATATTTCTGAGAGAAAAGCAATGGAAGAGCAAATTAAAAAATCACTTGAAGAAAAGGAAATGCTCCTTAAAGAGATCCATCACCGGGTTAAAAATAATTTAATGGTTATATCTAGTTTACTCAATATACAATCCAGGTTAATTAAAGATAAACAAGCCCTGGATGTGTTTAAAGAAAGTCAGAATAGAGCTAAATCCATGGCCTTAATCCATGAAAGGCTTTACAATTCTGTAGATTTAAAAAGAATTGATTTTGGCAATTATATTCAAACATTAAGCAGTGACCTTTTTCATACATATGTGCTTGAACCTTCTAAAATAAATCTTAAATTGAATGTTGAAAATGAAATGGTGGATATAAATACTGCAGTCCCACTGGGCCTTATTGTTAATGAACTTATTACTAATTCCATGAAATATGCTTTTCCTAAAGGCGAATCCGGAGACATTGAAATATTTTTCAGACACACTGGTGACGAATTTATTTTAAGAATTAAAGATGATGGGGTGGGAATCCCCAGAGATTTAGATATTTTCAACACAACTACTTTAGGATTGCAATTGGTTACTAACTTAACTAATCAAATTGATGGAAAAATTGAATTAAATCGAGAAAATGGGACTGATTTTGAAATTACATTTAAAGAACCGCATTACACAGATTAA